The following coding sequences are from one Reyranella humidisoli window:
- a CDS encoding penicillin-binding protein activator, producing MRRSFLVLATAALLLGACSEPPKTSTPAARPVTVAAKSGSPLTASGKVRIALLLPLSGRAAPIGQAMQQAAEMALFDSGSKELALSAYDSGDSADTAIEAYRKARIDGAALVLGPLYGTSASALVPLVNQGGMNVVAFSNDEQVAQRGVWIMGIAAPPQVRRVVDHAFESGIRRFATFAPQTSYGEQMARTLETYVNTRGGTVVGREFFDPNGTDIPIQARQLAASAKGDGGKLAVLVPVAPPTLPIALASLATNGLDGRAVQLIGTGVWDFPGVGTETMLRGAWYAAPDPAKRADFERRFVSTYGRPPHRLATLAYDGVGLAGHLARLKPGGDFSAEALTNPSGFSGVDGIFRFLPDGRSERALAVIEIQGDRGVVISPAPTTFAGQPTN from the coding sequence CGGCCAAATCCGGTTCGCCGCTCACCGCCTCGGGCAAGGTACGCATCGCCCTCCTGCTGCCGCTCAGCGGCCGGGCCGCCCCGATCGGGCAGGCGATGCAGCAGGCCGCCGAAATGGCCCTGTTCGACAGCGGCTCCAAGGAACTGGCGCTCTCCGCCTATGACAGCGGCGACAGCGCCGATACCGCCATCGAAGCCTATCGCAAGGCGCGCATCGACGGCGCCGCCCTCGTCCTCGGACCGCTCTACGGTACGTCGGCCTCCGCTCTGGTGCCCCTGGTCAACCAGGGCGGCATGAACGTGGTGGCCTTCTCGAACGACGAACAGGTCGCCCAGCGCGGCGTCTGGATCATGGGAATCGCGGCCCCGCCCCAGGTCCGCCGCGTGGTCGACCACGCCTTCGAATCGGGCATTCGCCGGTTCGCGACGTTCGCGCCGCAGACGTCCTATGGCGAGCAGATGGCCCGCACCCTCGAAACCTATGTGAACACGCGCGGGGGCACCGTCGTCGGCCGCGAATTCTTCGATCCCAATGGCACCGACATCCCGATCCAGGCCCGTCAGCTCGCCGCATCGGCCAAGGGCGACGGCGGCAAGCTCGCCGTTCTGGTGCCCGTCGCGCCGCCCACACTTCCAATCGCCCTCGCCTCTCTCGCCACGAACGGTCTCGACGGGCGCGCGGTGCAGCTGATCGGCACCGGCGTCTGGGATTTCCCCGGCGTGGGCACCGAGACCATGCTGCGAGGCGCCTGGTACGCCGCGCCGGATCCGGCCAAGCGCGCCGATTTCGAGCGGCGCTTCGTCTCGACCTACGGGCGTCCGCCGCATCGACTGGCGACCCTTGCCTATGATGGGGTCGGCCTCGCCGGCCATCTCGCGCGACTGAAGCCCGGCGGCGACTTCTCCGCCGAAGCGCTCACCAACCCCAGCGGCTTTTCCGGCGTCGATGGAATCTTCCGCTTCCTGCCCGATGGCCGCTCCGAGCGGGCGCTCGCCGTGATCGAGATCCAGGGCGATCGCGGCGTGGTGATCAGCCCCGCGCCCACGACCTTCGCCGGCCAGCCGACCAACTGA